The DNA region ACCCGTCGCATGTAGTGCCGTCGGCAGAGGGTTTCATAGCCCACCGCCGGCACGTGTCCTTCGCCTCCGGCGGCCGCGGGATCGCCGGCCATGTCTACGTCGCCCACCACCACCTGGGCGCCTTCCATGACCATCACCCCGTCCACGGTGCGGGCGTTCTGGGTGGCCCGGCGTCCGCACCAGCACAAGGCTTCGACCTGGAGCACCTGCACGCGGTCAGCCAGTTCAATCAGGCGCTGGGAGCCGGGAAAAAGCCGGGTGCGGAAGTCTGCGGTGATGCCGAACGCGAAAACGTCGACGTCGACCTCGTCCACCACCCTGGCCAGTTGCTCCACCTGCACGGGCGAGTAGAACTGCGCTTCATCACAGATCAAAAAGTCCACCCGCTGCCCCTTGGTCCGCCGGCTGACCACTTCGTCCCAGAAATCCGTGCTGTCCGCTACCTCCACCGCATCCGTTTCCAGGCCAAGCCGGCTGGAGATCCTGGAGCCGCCCGCGCGGTCGTTGCGGGTGAACCGCACTCCGCCCCGCCCCCGGGCGCGGTGGTTGTGGTCCATCTGCAGGGCAAGCGTGGATTTTCCGCAGTCCATGGTTCCGGAGAAAAACACCAGCTCAGCCACGGCGGGCCGTCCTGCCTTGTGCCGTGAAGCACAGCAAAGGGACCTCGCGTTCCGCCTTGGTCAGTGAGCCGTGCTGACCGACCACTTCCATGGCGGCGGGACGCACGCGGCGCGTGTCGTACAGGGCGAGTTCGTCCTTCGCGGCGATCATGACGTCGCCGATCCTGGGCCCGACGGCGGGGCGCAATGGTCCGAAGAGCCCGGCGGCGACGGCGTCGTCCCTGGTGAAGGCCCAGATCCTCTCACCGAAGCGGGCACGCCAGGCGTCCAACAGGCGTTCCCTGCCGGAAGCATCCACCCCATCCTCGAGGTAGAGGTGAACCATTCGGGGCTCCCCGGCCGTGTGCCGCACGCCCTCGATCAGCGCAGGCTCCGCGGCGTAGTCAATCCTTTGCTGCTCCGGAACGTCAAGCATGCCGTGGTCCGCCGTGAGCAGCACAGTGGTGCCAGCGGGAAGGGAGGTGTTGAGCCGCTTGACGGTGGCGTCGAGTTCCTCCAGCTGGTATTCCCAGTGCTCCGACTGGCAGCCGTAGCGGTGGCCGGCTTTGTCCAGCTCGCTGACGTAGAAATACATCAGTGAGGGCCCGGCGGCGGCCATGGCTTCGGCGGCGGCCGCGGTGCGGGCGTGCGGTGTTGTGGCGGAGATGAAGCGGCCACCGCGGAGCGCCGCCTGGGTCATGGGTGAGGTGCTGAACTGCGGAAGGCTGATGGTGGTCACGTCCACCGCTGCGGCGGCCCGTTCGAACACGGTGGGAAATGGCTGCCATGCCAGCGGATCCACGGCGGCGTCCCAGTTGCCCAGCATGTTGACCACTTTGTCCTGGTCCGGGTCCAGCACGTCGTAGCCCACCATGCCGTGCTGGCCCGGCGACAGCCCTGTGCCGAAACTGGCCAGCGCGGATGCCGTGGTGGACGGGAACGTGGAGTCCAGCCACACAGGGATGTCTCCCTGCCCGGCCTGCATAACGGACCTCAGGAACGGGGTGTGGGCCGTTTTCTGCTTCAGCAGGCTGCGGCCCAGGCCGTCTGCCAGGACCACGCAGACCCGCGAAGCGGAGGGAAGACCCAGGCTGTTGCTGAAACCCTCCAGGCCGAGGCTTGCGGCGGCGCTGGTCAGCACCTCGGCGATGGACCGCTGGCCGAAGGCAGGCGCCGGCGGCATGTTCAGTGTCAGGCGGTTCCCTTCCGAAAGTGCTGTAGGGACTGGTGTTTTACCTTGGTCCGGCATCTCAGCGCTGCTGGTGTCCGCGGCTCAGCCGGGTTCCGAACACGCCGGTCCGGGGGCGCGGCTGAAGCGTCTGGGCGCCGTGCGGCACAGGCGCGGTGGACCCGGTGTTCACGGCACGAAGCGCACGGGCGAAAAGTTTGGCGTCCTGTACTGCCTGGAGGCCGTCAGCTTCGGCACTGATCCGCAGGACGATGTCCTCCTGGGCGATGGTGCCGCTGTAGCCGTGGTCCGCCTCGCACTGCGGATCGCCACAGCTGGCGGGCCCCATGTCCAGCCTTTGGCCTCCGGACCACGCAATGGCGAGCGTCAGCTCACGCGCGGGATCGGAGGGCTTGTAGTTCTGCGGCTGGGCATACATGTAGCTGAGTACTACGGAGCGGATCTGGGCCACGGGGACGGACTCGGTGGAGATCTGGGCAACGATTTGTTCGCCGGCCTCGTCCAGTTGCTGGTCGTCCACGTGGGTGATCACCAACATGTCGGCGGTGAGTACCAGCACCGTAATGTGACGGCGGACTTCGGCCCGGTCAAAGTGCGTTTCCAGGTGGACCAGGTGGGCAACGCAGTCGCGGCCGTCCAGGGCATCGTCAACAACGTCAGCCACAAGGCGGGGGTAGAAGCCTGCCTGCTGGAGCGCCCCTTCCAGGCTTTGGCCCTGGGCGCTGTGGCTGTGTGAGCTGGAGTGGTGGGCTGCCTGGTTGTCATTGCCGGGCGTTTGAGGCGTCGACGTGGGAGGCTGTGAGCTCATCCCCCCATTTTCACAGATCGGCCGGGGACTTGCTAACTGCGGCTAGCCCAGCATGGCCCGACGGGCACTGTCAGTTCGTTGGGCAGGGTTCCCGATCCTGATGTCAGCGGCGAGGATGGACGCACCCCGGCTGCCGCACAGCACGGGGTTGAAGTCCACCAGCGCTATCTCCGGGTGGTTGTCCTTCATCCACGCGAGCCTGGCGGCGAGCTCCTCCAGCGCCGCAACATCCACGGCGGGCAGGCCCTGGTAGCCAAAGAGCTTGCGGGCCGCCCGTGGACCCCGGATGAAGTCCTTCACATCTGCGGCGGACAGCGGGGGCACCCGGTGGGCCCAGTCGTCCAGGAGGTTGACGGCGTCTCCTGCCAGCCCGAAGGAGATCACCGGCCCGAGCAGCGGGTCCTCGATGGCCCGGAAGGTGCAGGCCTGGCCTACGGGTGCCATGGACTGCAACTCCAGCGATGGCGAACCGTACGGTGCCAGCGCCCGCCGCATCTGCTCGATGTTCTGGCGCAGTGATTCAGGGTCCTGGATGTCCAGGCGTACGCCTCCGAGGTCAAGGCGGTGGCGGAGTGCCGGTTCGGTGGTCTTCAGTGCCACGGGCCAGCCCAGACTGTCTGCCGCTTCAACGGCCTGTTCCGCGGATTCAAATGCGGCGGACGGCAGGACCTCGATGCCATAGTGCCCCAGCAGCGAGGCCGTAGCCCCCGGATCCAGCTGTTTGAGCTGCTCACCGGTGACGTCGCGGAGCAGGGCCTCAAGCTGGACCCGTGCGCCTTCGGGGTCACAGCCGTCGGGCTCCACAAAATGGCCCTGGTCCCGTGCCACCCACTCGGAGTACCTCACCACGGCCGCGAGCGCGGCCACTGCGGCACCGGCATTGGAGAAACACGGGACGGCCCGGCCCGTGTCCCCCACCATCCCTTCCACATAGACGGACGGGTCCAGGATGCCGGTGAATGCGGCGACAACCGGCTTGCCTGCGGACGCCGAGCATTCGGCAAGGACTTCCACAATGTTTTCCACGGTGAGGCCCCGGGCCGGCAGCAGCGCGGCCACCACAGCGTGGACGGTGTCCGAGGCGAGCGTGTCCTGGAGCCTGCGGCGGAGGGCAGGCAGTGCAAGGGACAGGCCGGCGTCGAGATCCACGTCGGTGACTATCTGCTCCACCCCCAGGCCATGCGCCGAAGCGCTGTCCGCCACCACTTTGCCCAGCGCCAGGGAATTGCTGAAAATCGCCAGCCCCGGTCCCGCTGGCAGCGGCTGGCCCGCCACGATCTGCGTCACGTCCATCAGTTGCTCGATGGTCTCCACCCGGATCACGCCGGATTGGCGCATCATGGCATCCAGTGCGCCTGCAGGCGCCTGCGTGGTGCGGACGGCGTGGCCGGGCGGCAGCCGCAGGCCCATCGTCTCGGACTTGGCCACTATCACGGGCTTGGTGCGGGCCAGCCGGCGGGCGAGGCGCGAAAACTTGCGCGGATTACCGATGGACTCGAGGTACAGTCCCACCGCGGCGGTGTCTGGGTCGTCCTCCCAGAACTGCATCATGTCGTTACCGGAGACATCGGCCCTGTTGCCGGCGGAGAGAAACGTGGAGAGCCCCATCCTGCGCCGGCTTGATGCAGCGTAGAGGGAAACACCGATGGCCGCTGACTGGCTGAACAGGCCCAGGCTTCCGCGCCGTGCCAGCGCGGGTGCCATTGAAGCGTTCAACGACACCTCCGGATGGGTATTGACGATTCCCAGTGAGGCCGGCCCGATAACCCGCATGCCGTTCGCACGGGCCTTCCGGACGAGGTCACGCTGGCGGGCGAGGCCGCGTTCGCCGTCGTCCGCGAACCCGGCGGAGGCAACCACCAGCCCCTTGACACCCGCCGCGGCGCAGTCGTCCACCACTTTTGAGACTTCCTCATACGGGACGGCGATGACGGCCAGCTGGACCGGGTCCGGAACATCGGAGAGCTTAGCGAAGGACAGCATTCCGGCGAGCTCCAGGGCCTCCGGGTTGATGGCGTAGACGGGGCCGGGAAAACCCCCTTCGATGATGTGCTCCAGCAGCTGGTATCCCACGGTCCCCCATTTGCGGCTGGCACCGATGACAGCCACCGACGACGGCGCCAGCAGGTCGCGCACGCTCCTCGCCTCGGCGCGGTGCTCACGCGATTCCATCACGGCCCGCGATTTCTCGGTGGGGTCGATTTTAAACTCCAGGCTGACGACGCCGTCGTCGAAATGCCGTTTGACGTCGTAGCCGGCGTCGGAGAACACCATGAGCATCTTGCGGTTTTCCGGCAGTACTTCGGCGCTGAACCGGCGGATGCCGTTTTCGTGGGCGGCTGCGGCAAGATGTTCCAGGAGGATTGATCCGATGCCCCTGCCCTGGTGTGCGTCGGCGATGTTGAAGGCGACCTCGGCCTCGGTGGGGTCATCAAGCCGGTCGTACCGGCCGATGCCCATGATTTCGCCGCCGATGGTGATCACGAAGGCCACCCTGTCCCTGTAGTCCACTTCGGTGAA from Arthrobacter pascens includes:
- a CDS encoding thymidine kinase, with the translated sequence MAELVFFSGTMDCGKSTLALQMDHNHRARGRGGVRFTRNDRAGGSRISSRLGLETDAVEVADSTDFWDEVVSRRTKGQRVDFLICDEAQFYSPVQVEQLARVVDEVDVDVFAFGITADFRTRLFPGSQRLIELADRVQVLQVEALCWCGRRATQNARTVDGVMVMEGAQVVVGDVDMAGDPAAAGGEGHVPAVGYETLCRRHYMRRVTAHGAHIMAQQDELLPFEVDACLWRGSRGAPG
- a CDS encoding alkaline phosphatase family protein; the protein is MPPAPAFGQRSIAEVLTSAAASLGLEGFSNSLGLPSASRVCVVLADGLGRSLLKQKTAHTPFLRSVMQAGQGDIPVWLDSTFPSTTASALASFGTGLSPGQHGMVGYDVLDPDQDKVVNMLGNWDAAVDPLAWQPFPTVFERAAAAVDVTTISLPQFSTSPMTQAALRGGRFISATTPHARTAAAAEAMAAAGPSLMYFYVSELDKAGHRYGCQSEHWEYQLEELDATVKRLNTSLPAGTTVLLTADHGMLDVPEQQRIDYAAEPALIEGVRHTAGEPRMVHLYLEDGVDASGRERLLDAWRARFGERIWAFTRDDAVAAGLFGPLRPAVGPRIGDVMIAAKDELALYDTRRVRPAAMEVVGQHGSLTKAEREVPLLCFTAQGRTARRG
- a CDS encoding DUF5998 family protein → MSSQPPTSTPQTPGNDNQAAHHSSSHSHSAQGQSLEGALQQAGFYPRLVADVVDDALDGRDCVAHLVHLETHFDRAEVRRHITVLVLTADMLVITHVDDQQLDEAGEQIVAQISTESVPVAQIRSVVLSYMYAQPQNYKPSDPARELTLAIAWSGGQRLDMGPASCGDPQCEADHGYSGTIAQEDIVLRISAEADGLQAVQDAKLFARALRAVNTGSTAPVPHGAQTLQPRPRTGVFGTRLSRGHQQR
- a CDS encoding bifunctional acetate--CoA ligase family protein/GNAT family N-acetyltransferase; this translates as MVDQPGDGIYPEHWEADVVLRDGGTAHLRPIHPTDADAVQAFHTGQSQNSIYMRFFAFKARLSSKELKRFTEVDYRDRVAFVITIGGEIMGIGRYDRLDDPTEAEVAFNIADAHQGRGIGSILLEHLAAAAHENGIRRFSAEVLPENRKMLMVFSDAGYDVKRHFDDGVVSLEFKIDPTEKSRAVMESREHRAEARSVRDLLAPSSVAVIGASRKWGTVGYQLLEHIIEGGFPGPVYAINPEALELAGMLSFAKLSDVPDPVQLAVIAVPYEEVSKVVDDCAAAGVKGLVVASAGFADDGERGLARQRDLVRKARANGMRVIGPASLGIVNTHPEVSLNASMAPALARRGSLGLFSQSAAIGVSLYAASSRRRMGLSTFLSAGNRADVSGNDMMQFWEDDPDTAAVGLYLESIGNPRKFSRLARRLARTKPVIVAKSETMGLRLPPGHAVRTTQAPAGALDAMMRQSGVIRVETIEQLMDVTQIVAGQPLPAGPGLAIFSNSLALGKVVADSASAHGLGVEQIVTDVDLDAGLSLALPALRRRLQDTLASDTVHAVVAALLPARGLTVENIVEVLAECSASAGKPVVAAFTGILDPSVYVEGMVGDTGRAVPCFSNAGAAVAALAAVVRYSEWVARDQGHFVEPDGCDPEGARVQLEALLRDVTGEQLKQLDPGATASLLGHYGIEVLPSAAFESAEQAVEAADSLGWPVALKTTEPALRHRLDLGGVRLDIQDPESLRQNIEQMRRALAPYGSPSLELQSMAPVGQACTFRAIEDPLLGPVISFGLAGDAVNLLDDWAHRVPPLSAADVKDFIRGPRAARKLFGYQGLPAVDVAALEELAARLAWMKDNHPEIALVDFNPVLCGSRGASILAADIRIGNPAQRTDSARRAMLG